A region from the Gossypium hirsutum isolate 1008001.06 chromosome A08, Gossypium_hirsutum_v2.1, whole genome shotgun sequence genome encodes:
- the LOC121204510 gene encoding membrane-anchored ubiquitin-fold protein 6: protein MAFDLKVEKPRKKTTTGNDKELIELKFHIYDGTDIAHNTYTSSMTVANLKPKIVAEWPREKTVTPKSINDLKLIHAGKVLENNKTLADFRITFDELPIDFIIMHVVVQLATTKKKTEKSKEDVQKLNSCGCVIL from the exons ATGGCATTCGACTTGAAAGTGGAGAAACCGAGAAAAAAGACTACTACGGGTAATGATAAGGAGCTTATTGAgcttaaatttcacatttatgaTGGGACAGATATAGCACACAATACTTACACATCATCTATGACTGTTGCAAATCTTAAGCCAAAGATTGTTGCTGAGTGGCCTCGAG AGAAAACAGTCACACCAAAGTCAATAAATGATCTGAAACTTATACATGCTGGTAAAGTtctggaaaacaacaaaacactcGCTGATTTCAGGATAACATTTGATGAACTTCCTATCGATTTCATTATAATGCATGTGGTAGTGCAGCTAGCtacaacaaaaaagaaaacag AAAAGAGCAAGGAGGATGTGCAAAAGCTGAATTCGTGCGGGTGTGTTATTCTTTAA